ACCAACTACTTCACTTTGCACAAGCCAACCCGGAGCAAGCGGTGTGTGGAATAATCTCCAGCAAAAATGGCGCGCCCCTGTGCAGCTATCCCGTCGCTAACGCGGAAAAGCCCTCACCGTGCCGCTATGCAATGGATGAAACTGAGCTGACCAACACGCTACAGAAAATGCACAAACAGGGTGAAGAGCTACTGGCCATATTCCACTCCCACCCAACCACCCCAC
This genomic interval from Gammaproteobacteria bacterium contains the following:
- a CDS encoding M67 family metallopeptidase is translated as MSALELPRPLINQLLHFAQANPEQAVCGIISSKNGAPLCSYPVANAEKPSPCRYAMDETELTNTLQKMHKQGEELLAIFHSHPTTPPKPSATDIAQDQYPEVMKLIISLDTAGVLEMAAFYTRNGKIEPVELTLAH